In Azospirillum ramasamyi, one DNA window encodes the following:
- a CDS encoding chemotaxis protein CheW, with protein sequence MSNAKLPSTVRKSKGDDIVVSGNQDYVTMTIADQMFGIPVLQVQDVLGHQRITRIPLAPPEVAGSLNLRGRIVTAIDVRLRLGLTGRPKDKPGMSIVVDLRGELYSLMVDSVGEVLSLTKEDFERNPATLDPRWREVSTGIYRLNGQLMVVLDVPRLLNFTTIETA encoded by the coding sequence ATGAGCAACGCCAAGCTGCCGTCCACCGTCCGGAAGTCGAAGGGTGACGACATCGTCGTCTCCGGCAACCAGGACTATGTGACCATGACGATCGCCGACCAGATGTTCGGCATCCCGGTCCTTCAAGTGCAGGACGTGCTGGGCCATCAGCGGATCACCCGTATCCCGCTGGCCCCGCCCGAGGTCGCCGGATCGCTGAACCTGCGCGGCCGCATCGTCACCGCCATCGACGTCCGCCTGCGGCTCGGCCTGACCGGCCGGCCCAAGGACAAGCCGGGCATGTCGATCGTCGTCGACCTGCGCGGCGAGTTGTACAGCCTGATGGTCGATTCGGTCGGCGAGGTGCTGAGCCTGACCAAGGAGGACTTCGAACGGAACCCGGCGACGCTGGATCCGCGCTGGCGCGAGGTTTCTACCGGAATTTATAGGCTGAACGGTCAGTTGATGGTTGTGCTGGACGTGCCTCGTCTGCTCAACTTCACAACCATAGAGACGGCCTGA
- a CDS encoding response regulator — translation MKSCLVVDDSRVVRKVARKILEELNFTCTEAEDGKQAMDACAARMPDAILLDWNMPVMNGIEFLRRLRKMSGGEQPKVVFCTTENDLAHIQEALSAGANEYIMKPFDSDIIQTKFAQVGLL, via the coding sequence ATGAAATCCTGCCTGGTGGTCGACGACAGCCGCGTGGTTCGCAAGGTCGCACGCAAGATCCTGGAAGAGCTGAACTTCACCTGCACCGAGGCGGAGGATGGCAAGCAGGCGATGGATGCCTGCGCGGCGCGGATGCCCGATGCCATCCTGCTGGACTGGAACATGCCGGTGATGAACGGCATCGAGTTCCTGCGCCGGCTGCGCAAGATGAGCGGGGGCGAGCAGCCCAAGGTGGTCTTCTGCACCACCGAGAACGACCTCGCCCATATCCAGGAGGCGCTGTCCGCCGGGGCCAACGAATACATCATGAAGCCCTTCGACAGCGACATCATCCAGACCAAGTTCGCACAGGTCGGCCTGCTGTGA